One window of Desulfobacca acetoxidans DSM 11109 genomic DNA carries:
- a CDS encoding DUF116 domain-containing protein codes for MEKIPAIETQPLILDGGNSIRPQKRIFIGLLVATCLILAPLLALLWYVPFVGFTNIHPYLPLILGIVFGAFVILVFSGVFLLILTIMLGRDLFISKRLRGIIVKIVFPLLIGVGRLFGVSKAQVQRSFIEINNQLVLAQKIKTTPDKILLLMPHCLQFHDCPVRITGRVENCKRCGKCHIKGLLEISEKYQVGLAVATGGTIARRIIVERRPKVIIAVACERDLTSGLKDSYPLPVYGILNHRPHGPCYDTEVDLKRVEQAVQVFLPTPESAKPSSEASP; via the coding sequence ATGGAAAAGATACCCGCCATCGAAACGCAACCGTTAATCCTTGACGGGGGTAATTCAATCCGCCCCCAAAAGCGTATTTTTATCGGTCTGCTGGTCGCCACCTGCCTGATATTGGCCCCTCTCCTGGCGTTGCTGTGGTATGTCCCGTTCGTCGGTTTCACCAATATCCACCCCTATCTGCCGTTAATCCTGGGGATCGTTTTCGGTGCCTTCGTCATACTGGTTTTTAGCGGCGTTTTCCTGCTGATCCTGACGATCATGCTGGGCCGCGATCTCTTCATTTCCAAAAGACTCCGGGGGATTATCGTTAAAATCGTTTTTCCGTTGCTGATCGGTGTCGGCCGACTCTTTGGCGTCAGTAAAGCACAGGTACAGCGGTCATTCATTGAAATTAACAACCAACTGGTACTGGCTCAAAAAATTAAAACCACGCCAGACAAGATACTGTTATTGATGCCTCATTGCCTGCAATTTCATGACTGCCCGGTTAGGATCACCGGCAGGGTGGAGAACTGCAAACGTTGCGGCAAATGCCATATCAAGGGCCTTTTGGAAATTTCGGAAAAATATCAGGTCGGTCTAGCAGTGGCCACCGGGGGTACCATTGCTCGGCGGATTATTGTAGAGCGCCGTCCCAAGGTGATTATTGCGGTGGCCTGCGAACGCGACCTGACCAGCGGCCTGAAAGACAGCTATCCCCTGCCCGTCTACGGCATCTTAAACCACCGGCCGCACGGACCCTGTTATGATACTGAAGTTGACCTGAAACGGGTCGAACAGGCGGTGCAGGTTTTCTTACCGACCCCGGAATCGGCCAAGCCCTCCTCCGAGGCCAGCCCCTGA
- the fmt gene encoding methionyl-tRNA formyltransferase: MSRPLRLVFMGTPDFALSSFRTVLAGGFKVAAVATQPDRPRGRGQRVTSSPVKIEAASQGIPVWQPRQRGQADIIPDMQRLQPDLILVAAFGQMLSAEILAIPSLGVLNVHPSLLPLYRGAAPINWAIIRGDTLTGVSIMWMTQEMDAGDIFLQETEPIHEDDTAGTLGSRLANRGGRLLVKALHAVERGKIIKIPQRSEGVVYAPALTKEMQLLNFGRPALELQRLIRGLDPKPGALTYLHHKVLKVFRPALAAPRPHLPLPGTVIQVSAAGAEVACGDGSLWLQELQPAGGRRLSALEFSRGRRLINERLG; this comes from the coding sequence ATGAGCCGGCCCCTGCGTCTGGTCTTCATGGGTACCCCTGACTTTGCTCTGTCCAGCTTTAGGACCGTCTTGGCAGGCGGTTTTAAGGTGGCTGCCGTGGCCACCCAACCTGACCGCCCCCGGGGGCGAGGCCAGCGGGTCACCTCTTCGCCGGTGAAAATTGAGGCCGCCAGTCAGGGGATCCCGGTATGGCAACCCCGGCAGAGAGGCCAGGCTGATATCATCCCCGATATGCAACGGTTACAGCCGGACCTGATCCTGGTTGCAGCTTTCGGGCAGATGTTGTCTGCGGAAATACTGGCCATTCCCTCCCTCGGGGTCCTGAACGTGCATCCCTCGCTGCTGCCCCTTTATCGGGGTGCGGCTCCCATTAATTGGGCCATAATCCGGGGAGACACCCTCACGGGGGTAAGTATCATGTGGATGACCCAAGAAATGGACGCTGGTGATATTTTTTTACAGGAGACTGAGCCGATTCACGAGGATGACACTGCCGGAACCTTGGGAAGCCGTTTAGCCAACCGAGGTGGTCGCCTGTTAGTCAAGGCCCTGCACGCCGTTGAGCGGGGGAAAATTATTAAAATACCCCAGCGATCCGAGGGAGTTGTCTATGCCCCGGCTTTGACCAAAGAGATGCAACTCCTCAATTTTGGCCGTCCGGCCCTGGAGCTCCAACGATTGATTCGAGGTCTGGACCCTAAACCCGGGGCACTGACCTATCTGCACCATAAAGTCCTCAAGGTTTTCCGGCCGGCATTGGCAGCACCCCGCCCCCACCTGCCGCTACCGGGAACCGTCATTCAGGTAAGCGCCGCAGGAGCTGAAGTTGCCTGCGGGGATGGCAGCTTATGGCTTCAAGAATTGCAGCCGGCCGGCGGCCGCCGGTTGTCGGCGCTGGAATTTTCTCGGGGACGCCGCCTGATCAACGAGCGGTTAGGGTAG
- the def gene encoding peptide deformylase, producing MAILEIQTYPESVLKEKALPVTEITEDIQRLIDDMAATMYNAPGIGLAANQVGALQRVIIFDITPKNEGRKLNVLINPEIIAAEGAQVYQEACLSVLDYAADVRRKARVLATGLDRNGKEVRIEAEDLLAVVLQHEIDHLDGILFIDRISRLKRNLYKRQLQKKLKK from the coding sequence ATGGCAATCTTAGAAATTCAAACCTATCCTGAATCGGTCCTAAAGGAAAAGGCCCTGCCGGTTACGGAAATTACAGAAGATATTCAACGCCTGATTGATGACATGGCCGCCACCATGTATAATGCTCCAGGCATCGGTCTGGCAGCTAATCAGGTGGGCGCCCTGCAACGAGTGATCATTTTTGACATCACCCCCAAAAATGAGGGCCGCAAACTTAACGTGCTGATTAATCCAGAGATCATTGCCGCGGAAGGCGCCCAGGTATATCAGGAAGCCTGCCTGTCGGTATTAGATTATGCTGCCGATGTCCGACGCAAGGCCCGCGTCTTGGCAACCGGATTGGATCGGAACGGCAAGGAGGTACGGATCGAAGCGGAAGATCTTTTAGCGGTGGTGTTGCAACATGAGATCGATCACTTGGATGGCATCCTCTTCATTGATCGCATCAGCCGCTTAAAACGAAACCTCTATAAAAGACAGCTCCAGAAAAAACTCAAAAAATGA
- the prxU gene encoding thioredoxin-dependent peroxiredoxin (Most members of this family contain a selenocysteine.), with protein sequence MGEEIKLGCARPTGGPVGESIDEPDTQTTTPKKEVAAMIKVGKKAPDFVAPGYHQGQFTSVRLSEYLGKWVVLCFYPGDFTFVUATEIAAVAAKYAEFQKLGVEILSMSIDSVFVQKMWNDDELSKMVEGGIPFPMLSDAGGNVGKAYGVFDEEAGVETRGRFIIDPEGVVQGFEVLSPPVGRNIMESLRQIQAFQRVRDSKGTEATPSGWKKGKMTLKPGIDLVGKIWTVWKTDMAFD encoded by the coding sequence ATGGGAGAGGAAATCAAACTCGGCTGCGCCCGACCAACCGGCGGCCCGGTCGGGGAAAGCATCGATGAGCCAGACACCCAAACTACAACACCTAAAAAGGAGGTCGCAGCCATGATCAAAGTCGGGAAAAAAGCTCCGGATTTTGTGGCGCCGGGATACCACCAAGGGCAATTTACTTCAGTAAGACTCTCAGAATACCTGGGCAAATGGGTTGTATTGTGTTTTTATCCCGGTGATTTTACGTTTGTCTGAGCAACCGAAATTGCGGCAGTTGCCGCAAAATATGCAGAATTTCAGAAACTCGGCGTCGAAATCTTATCGATGAGCATCGACAGTGTTTTCGTGCAAAAGATGTGGAATGACGATGAGCTGAGCAAAATGGTGGAAGGGGGCATTCCTTTCCCTATGCTCTCTGATGCCGGTGGCAACGTTGGTAAGGCCTATGGGGTATTTGATGAGGAAGCCGGGGTAGAGACCCGGGGTCGGTTTATTATTGATCCGGAGGGTGTAGTTCAGGGTTTTGAAGTACTTTCACCCCCCGTCGGCCGCAATATTATGGAATCACTCCGACAGATACAAGCCTTCCAACGCGTCAGAGACTCAAAGGGAACCGAGGCAACTCCCTCCGGTTGGAAGAAAGGCAAGATGACGCTCAAACCCGGGATTGATCTGGTGGGTAAAATCTGGACGGTTTGGAAAACGGATATGGCCTTCGACTAA
- a CDS encoding catalase, translating into MTQEKNKLTTAFGIPVSNDQNSLTAGRRGPVLLQDVHLLEKLMHFDRERIPERVVHAKGAGAHGYFEVTADVTKYTKAKFLNQVGKRTEVFVRFSTVGGERGSADAARDPRGFAVKFYTEEGNYDLAGNNTPVFFIRDPLKFPDFIHTQKRHPATNLPDADMFWDFLSLTPESVHQVTILFSDRGTPATYRHMNGYSSHTYKWYNAKGEHFWVQYHFKTDHGIKNLTLAESIRLSGEDPNHATRDLYSAIARGDYPSWTLEMQILTPEQANDFKWDIFDLTKVWPHAEAPPIRIGRLVLNRNPVNYFAEVEQAAFSPANLVPGIGASPDKMLQARLLSYHDTHIHRLGPNYHLIPVNAPKNAPERSYQRDGFMRVDDNGGGGPNYWPNSFGGPAPDPATEEPPFEVGGLAGRYPYRFPNDDFVQAGNLYRKVMTDTDRDHLVGNIVAHLGNAQKRIQYRQAAIFFKANPDYGRRVAEGLKLDVSELERLAGMTQEDRAKATDQGTYS; encoded by the coding sequence ATGACTCAAGAGAAAAACAAGTTAACCACTGCCTTTGGCATCCCAGTGTCGAATGATCAAAACAGTCTCACTGCCGGCAGACGCGGACCGGTATTGTTGCAAGATGTGCATCTCCTCGAAAAACTCATGCACTTTGACCGGGAGCGGATTCCGGAACGGGTGGTGCATGCCAAGGGGGCAGGCGCCCACGGTTATTTTGAGGTGACGGCGGATGTTACGAAATACACTAAGGCTAAGTTCCTCAATCAGGTCGGCAAACGCACCGAAGTGTTCGTAAGATTTTCCACGGTGGGAGGCGAGAGGGGCTCTGCCGATGCTGCCCGTGACCCCCGCGGTTTTGCCGTTAAATTCTATACCGAAGAAGGCAATTACGATCTGGCTGGCAACAATACCCCGGTTTTTTTCATCCGGGATCCGCTCAAGTTCCCTGATTTCATTCATACCCAGAAACGGCATCCGGCTACGAACCTGCCGGACGCTGATATGTTTTGGGACTTTCTGTCTCTTACCCCGGAGTCGGTTCACCAGGTCACGATCCTCTTCTCGGATCGGGGCACACCGGCCACCTATCGCCATATGAACGGTTACAGTAGCCACACCTATAAATGGTATAATGCTAAGGGCGAGCATTTTTGGGTGCAGTACCATTTCAAGACTGATCATGGTATCAAAAATCTAACCCTGGCGGAGTCCATCCGGCTTTCCGGAGAAGATCCGAACCATGCCACCCGCGACCTGTATAGCGCTATTGCTCGCGGGGACTATCCATCCTGGACGCTGGAAATGCAGATTCTGACTCCGGAGCAGGCCAATGACTTTAAGTGGGACATATTCGATCTTACCAAGGTTTGGCCGCACGCTGAGGCGCCGCCCATCAGAATCGGCAGACTGGTGCTCAACCGCAATCCGGTGAACTACTTTGCCGAAGTTGAGCAGGCCGCCTTCTCTCCTGCCAATCTTGTCCCGGGGATTGGCGCCTCTCCAGATAAGATGTTGCAGGCCCGGTTGCTTTCCTATCACGACACCCACATTCACCGGCTGGGTCCTAACTATCATCTCATACCGGTGAATGCGCCGAAAAATGCACCCGAGCGCAGCTATCAGCGGGACGGTTTCATGCGGGTGGATGACAACGGCGGCGGCGGTCCCAACTACTGGCCTAACAGTTTCGGCGGACCGGCACCGGACCCCGCCACAGAGGAGCCACCCTTCGAGGTGGGAGGCCTGGCCGGGCGTTATCCTTATAGATTCCCCAATGACGACTTCGTACAGGCCGGCAATCTGTATCGCAAGGTCATGACCGATACCGACCGGGATCACCTTGTCGGCAATATCGTAGCACATCTGGGCAATGCTCAGAAAAGGATTCAATACCGTCAGGCGGCCATCTTTTTTAAGGCCAACCCGGATTACGGTCGCCGAGTAGCCGAGGGTCTAAAGCTGGACGTGTCCGAATTGGAGCGCTTGGCCGGTATGACCCAGGAGGATCGGGCCAAGGCCACTGATCAAGGGACATACTCTTGA
- a CDS encoding Fur family transcriptional regulator, with the protein MTDPRVRLNQMIAKLQAYNFRITPQSLAVLKILAASLDHPSVERIYEQVKAVFPTTSLATVYKTINLLKEVKEVLEVRVSAGNRFDGNRPFPHPHVICLKCKKIIDPDLSGIQELTEEAAQKTGYRITEHCLDFFGICPDCQAEE; encoded by the coding sequence ATGACCGACCCCAGAGTTCGCTTAAACCAGATGATCGCCAAACTCCAGGCGTACAATTTTCGGATTACGCCCCAGAGTCTGGCGGTACTTAAAATATTAGCAGCCAGCTTAGATCATCCCAGCGTGGAAAGGATTTATGAACAGGTCAAGGCAGTCTTCCCCACTACCAGCCTGGCTACAGTATACAAGACTATTAATCTCCTGAAGGAGGTTAAAGAGGTTTTGGAAGTCCGCGTATCGGCAGGCAACCGTTTTGATGGCAACCGGCCATTCCCTCATCCCCACGTCATCTGCCTCAAATGTAAAAAGATCATTGATCCCGACCTGAGTGGTATACAGGAATTAACGGAGGAAGCCGCTCAAAAGACCGGTTATCGGATAACTGAGCATTGTCTTGATTTCTTCGGTATCTGCCCCGATTGCCAGGCCGAGGAGTAA
- a CDS encoding IS701 family transposase: MATKLLIPYQVLAQWLTILWQAVPIKLRPTLLELLFGNILSGSGHITDAILTVCAKTSWSNYFKALQSNGFSWLSLCRQWLVLVLRYFPRLTITLVIDDMLTPRTSKKAPSAAIYHDHAHRPNRPPFIFGQLRVALAIVLTYAGRTAAFPWLWRLIRTTGNTSKLKAAQVLMALARQWVPRAIAIRLLLDAWYMKKTLVLRLIHQAVTVIGQVRRDTVCYLLPTQPSSPRRGAPRKYGEKLTFAKAKTLLPLQHASIKAYGKTRRFEFYTAQAKVRFLKGHICRVVWCRFLQDSGKWTNWALLLATDPTLTAANVIKLYSRRWWIEPMFNEIKHSFGLINAWQQSRQTLARWTTLISLSYSLPRLLALWLGDQKGAQLFPIPWRRQQAVTAGWIVKAVQQYFRLVNIRACWDRKSQKFVLPNEDFMATCKKAA; the protein is encoded by the coding sequence ATGGCTACAAAACTTCTTATCCCCTATCAAGTTCTTGCTCAGTGGCTCACTATCCTATGGCAGGCGGTGCCTATCAAGCTCCGTCCCACGTTACTCGAACTGCTCTTTGGCAACATCTTATCAGGATCTGGTCATATCACCGATGCTATCCTCACTGTGTGCGCCAAAACGAGTTGGAGCAATTACTTCAAGGCCCTACAGAGCAATGGTTTTTCTTGGTTAAGCCTTTGCCGCCAATGGCTTGTCCTCGTGTTGCGTTACTTTCCTCGTCTCACCATTACCCTGGTCATAGACGATATGTTGACGCCCAGAACCTCGAAAAAAGCTCCTTCGGCAGCGATATATCACGATCATGCCCACAGACCCAACCGGCCGCCGTTCATCTTCGGGCAATTACGGGTGGCTTTAGCCATAGTGTTAACATATGCCGGCAGAACCGCAGCCTTCCCATGGTTATGGCGGCTCATACGAACTACGGGAAACACATCAAAGCTGAAAGCCGCCCAAGTTTTGATGGCTTTAGCTCGTCAATGGGTGCCAAGAGCCATCGCCATACGACTTCTACTCGACGCCTGGTATATGAAAAAAACTCTGGTGCTCCGTCTGATCCATCAGGCAGTGACGGTCATTGGTCAGGTTCGCCGAGACACCGTATGTTATCTCTTGCCCACCCAGCCATCCTCCCCTCGACGGGGAGCACCTCGCAAGTATGGAGAGAAATTGACCTTCGCCAAGGCCAAAACCTTGCTGCCCTTACAACACGCGTCTATCAAGGCGTATGGCAAAACCCGACGCTTCGAATTCTATACTGCCCAGGCCAAAGTCCGATTCTTAAAAGGACATATTTGCCGAGTAGTCTGGTGCCGCTTTCTGCAGGATTCCGGAAAATGGACCAATTGGGCCCTGTTGCTGGCTACCGATCCCACCTTGACGGCAGCGAATGTGATCAAATTGTACAGCCGTCGTTGGTGGATAGAACCGATGTTCAACGAGATCAAGCACAGCTTTGGTCTGATCAATGCCTGGCAGCAGTCTCGCCAGACATTGGCCCGTTGGACAACGCTCATTTCCCTGAGTTACAGCTTGCCAAGGTTACTGGCTCTCTGGCTTGGCGACCAGAAAGGAGCGCAACTTTTCCCTATCCCTTGGCGTCGGCAGCAAGCCGTAACCGCAGGCTGGATCGTCAAAGCAGTCCAACAATATTTTCGACTTGTCAACATCAGGGCCTGCTGGGATCGAAAATCGCAAAAATTCGTGCTGCCCAACGAGGATTTTATGGCTACCTGCAAAAAAGCAGCATAA
- a CDS encoding rod shape-determining protein, with the protein MFLDPILGVFSNDLAIDLGTANTLVYVKGKGIVLSEPSVVAVRKNARDRSRVLAVGREAKMMLGRTPGNIVAIRPMKDGVIADFEITEAMLRHFIQKVHNRRTLIRPRIIICVPSGITPVEKRAVRESAESAGAREVYLIEEPMAAAIGAGLPITEPTCNMVVDIGGGTSEVAVISLAGIVYSKSVRTGGDKMDESILQYIKRKYNLLIGERTAEIIKTSIGNAYPTGEVEEIEVKGRDLVTGIPKILTINSDEIREAIQEQIDTIINTVKTALEQTPPELAADIVDRGIYLTGGGALLKHLDILLHQETGVPIKIADDPLSAVVLGSGKALDNIDILREVMVE; encoded by the coding sequence ATGTTTTTAGACCCGATTTTGGGAGTCTTTTCCAATGATCTGGCCATTGATCTGGGCACCGCCAACACGTTGGTCTATGTTAAAGGCAAAGGCATTGTTTTGAGTGAACCCTCGGTAGTAGCGGTCAGGAAAAACGCTCGTGACCGAAGTAGAGTATTGGCGGTCGGTCGGGAGGCCAAGATGATGTTAGGCCGCACCCCGGGAAATATTGTCGCCATCCGCCCGATGAAGGACGGGGTGATCGCCGATTTCGAGATCACCGAGGCTATGCTGCGCCATTTTATTCAGAAAGTCCACAACCGGCGCACTCTGATCCGGCCCCGGATTATTATCTGCGTGCCTTCGGGGATTACGCCGGTGGAGAAGCGGGCAGTGCGGGAGTCGGCCGAATCAGCCGGGGCGCGTGAGGTATATCTTATCGAAGAGCCGATGGCGGCGGCTATCGGCGCCGGACTTCCCATAACCGAGCCTACCTGCAACATGGTAGTGGACATCGGCGGTGGTACAAGCGAAGTGGCCGTAATATCTCTGGCTGGTATTGTGTATTCCAAATCCGTACGTACCGGCGGCGATAAGATGGACGAGTCGATCCTGCAGTACATTAAGCGAAAATACAACCTGCTGATTGGCGAGAGGACTGCGGAAATCATCAAAACCAGCATCGGCAATGCCTATCCCACCGGGGAGGTGGAGGAGATCGAGGTCAAAGGGAGAGATCTGGTCACCGGCATTCCCAAGATCTTGACGATTAACTCTGATGAAATCCGGGAGGCCATCCAGGAACAGATTGACACCATCATCAATACCGTCAAGACTGCTTTGGAGCAGACCCCACCGGAACTGGCGGCCGACATCGTCGATCGCGGAATTTATCTCACCGGTGGCGGCGCTTTGCTCAAGCATCTGGACATCCTGCTGCACCAGGAGACTGGGGTACCCATCAAGATTGCGGACGATCCCCTGTCGGCGGTAGTGTTGGGGTCCGGCAAAGCCTTGGATAACATTGATATTCTCAGGGAAGTAATGGTTGAATAA
- the mreC gene encoding rod shape-determining protein MreC: MNKKTGLHLWRRFQAPIIFGLSVFLIFVLISASLRDPHPLRPLENLVVNLTAPVFDLLTRTGEALSRVWHGYFYLVDVQAENDRLREKLAQGQSQETLYREALSEQERLRKLLEFKTQAALPVTGARVIGFDFSVWFKCAFLDKGEKDGITWGMPVINAAGVVGRVVECYPNYAKILLLMDRSCAVDALVQRNRLRGILAGTGGNRCLLRYVEKKQDVQVGDAILASGLGGAYPRGMLLGRVAAIDKKVPGIFQEIEVDPAVDFTRLDEVLLVKTVQSVLSKP; this comes from the coding sequence TTGAATAAAAAGACCGGATTACACCTCTGGCGGCGATTTCAGGCCCCTATCATCTTTGGCCTCTCCGTTTTTCTCATCTTCGTTCTTATATCGGCCAGTTTGAGAGATCCCCATCCTTTAAGACCATTGGAGAATCTGGTGGTCAATCTGACGGCTCCGGTCTTTGATCTTTTGACGCGTACCGGGGAGGCGCTCAGCCGCGTCTGGCATGGTTACTTTTATCTGGTGGATGTGCAGGCTGAGAATGACCGGCTCAGGGAAAAATTGGCCCAGGGGCAGAGTCAGGAGACCCTCTACCGCGAAGCGCTCTCGGAGCAGGAGCGTCTCCGCAAATTACTGGAGTTCAAAACCCAGGCGGCTTTACCGGTAACCGGAGCGCGGGTAATCGGTTTTGATTTTTCCGTCTGGTTCAAATGTGCCTTTTTGGATAAAGGGGAAAAAGACGGAATTACCTGGGGAATGCCGGTGATTAACGCTGCTGGCGTTGTCGGTCGGGTAGTGGAATGTTACCCGAACTATGCCAAGATACTGCTTTTGATGGACAGAAGCTGCGCCGTGGACGCCTTGGTACAACGCAATCGCCTCCGGGGCATCCTGGCGGGAACCGGTGGCAATCGCTGTCTCTTACGGTATGTAGAAAAAAAGCAAGACGTCCAGGTAGGAGACGCCATCCTGGCCTCGGGGTTGGGGGGAGCTTATCCTCGAGGCATGCTATTAGGCCGGGTAGCTGCTATCGACAAGAAGGTCCCTGGTATTTTTCAAGAGATAGAGGTTGATCCCGCAGTTGACTTTACCCGGCTGGACGAAGTTTTGTTGGTCAAAACGGTGCAATCCGTTTTGAGCAAGCCTTAA
- the mrdA gene encoding penicillin-binding protein 2 codes for MPPEVYDNVRRALFVIALVVALLFSFLVLRLWYLQLVRGHEFIQKSESNRVRLRDLSPWRGMIYDRSGVVLVNNRPSYDAMVILEDVPDPKELAKDLGHILKMNYLDILTKIMTAQADNLARSIKIKGDLTWEEVALLETYRYELSGVVIQMQPKREYRSDSLACHVIGYLGEITEGQLKSGRFPRNKMGDEVGKCGIELACNDYLTGQRGARQIEVDAHGRELRLMQYTPSSPGASVYLTIESRLQQTAEAALEDKVGAIVAMDPQSGKILALASSPKFDQNAFSKGISPEYWKELLNHKDHPLENRVLKGQYPPGSTFKIIMALAGLEEQVITEKSRFYCNGAMPFGNHVFHCHRRGGHGGVEVHRGLVQSCDIYFYNVGRKLGVDRIAKWSRKFGLGSPSGLNLDSEKPGLVPSSAWKKQRFNQPWHEGETLSVAIGQGYNTATPIQMVRVAAAMGNGGIIYVPQLVERICNPDGEVAYECQPQIASRLNASTKNLEIVRRACRGVVHEPGGTGHAAQISGVEVGGKTGTSQVVSLGKEKGGKHRGKTGDHAWFVCFAPAQDSQIAIAVIIEHGGHGGAAAAPMAREVLQTYFQEHPPAKTTDG; via the coding sequence ATGCCTCCGGAAGTGTACGACAACGTCCGCCGGGCACTGTTTGTGATCGCCCTGGTAGTCGCCCTGCTCTTTAGTTTTTTGGTCTTACGGCTGTGGTATCTGCAACTGGTGCGGGGCCATGAATTTATCCAGAAATCTGAGAGCAACCGGGTTCGGCTGCGTGACCTGTCTCCCTGGCGGGGGATGATCTACGACCGCTCTGGGGTGGTATTGGTAAACAACCGGCCGTCCTACGATGCCATGGTAATCCTGGAAGATGTCCCGGATCCCAAGGAGTTGGCCAAGGATCTGGGCCACATTCTTAAAATGAATTATCTTGACATCTTAACCAAGATTATGACTGCGCAGGCGGATAACCTGGCCCGCAGCATCAAGATAAAAGGCGACCTCACCTGGGAAGAGGTGGCCTTGCTGGAAACATATAGATATGAACTTTCCGGAGTAGTTATTCAGATGCAGCCGAAACGGGAGTATCGGTCTGACTCCCTGGCGTGCCATGTTATCGGTTATCTGGGGGAGATTACCGAAGGCCAGTTGAAGAGCGGCAGATTCCCCCGCAATAAGATGGGCGACGAAGTTGGGAAGTGTGGCATTGAGCTGGCCTGTAATGATTATCTCACCGGCCAACGGGGTGCCCGACAGATCGAAGTGGACGCCCATGGCCGGGAATTGCGCCTCATGCAGTATACTCCCTCCAGTCCTGGGGCCAGCGTGTATCTGACCATCGAGTCACGCCTGCAACAGACGGCCGAGGCGGCTTTAGAGGACAAAGTGGGGGCTATCGTCGCCATGGATCCCCAAAGCGGGAAGATACTGGCCCTGGCTTCATCGCCGAAATTCGATCAGAATGCCTTCTCTAAGGGCATTTCTCCGGAATATTGGAAGGAACTGCTAAACCACAAAGATCATCCCCTTGAAAATCGGGTTCTAAAAGGACAATATCCCCCAGGTTCAACATTTAAAATCATCATGGCTCTTGCCGGCCTGGAAGAGCAGGTTATTACGGAAAAAAGCCGTTTTTATTGCAATGGTGCCATGCCGTTCGGCAATCATGTTTTTCATTGTCATCGCCGGGGCGGCCACGGGGGGGTGGAGGTGCATCGCGGCTTGGTGCAATCCTGTGACATCTATTTCTATAATGTGGGGCGCAAATTAGGAGTTGACCGGATTGCTAAATGGAGCAGAAAATTTGGTCTGGGGTCACCCTCCGGTCTGAACCTGGACTCGGAAAAGCCCGGTCTGGTTCCCTCCTCCGCTTGGAAGAAACAACGTTTCAACCAACCCTGGCATGAAGGAGAAACCCTTTCGGTCGCCATCGGCCAGGGGTATAACACTGCCACCCCCATCCAGATGGTCCGGGTGGCCGCTGCCATGGGAAACGGTGGCATTATTTACGTTCCCCAACTGGTAGAGAGAATCTGCAATCCGGATGGCGAAGTTGCCTATGAATGTCAACCGCAGATTGCCTCACGGCTCAATGCCTCGACCAAAAATTTGGAGATAGTGCGCCGCGCCTGCCGGGGAGTGGTGCACGAACCCGGCGGAACCGGGCATGCTGCCCAAATTTCGGGTGTGGAAGTGGGAGGAAAAACCGGTACCTCCCAAGTGGTCTCCTTAGGCAAGGAAAAAGGCGGCAAGCACAGGGGTAAGACGGGTGATCATGCCTGGTTTGTCTGTTTCGCTCCGGCGCAGGATAGCCAGATAGCCATTGCCGTTATCATTGAGCACGGTGGTCACGGGGGGGCGGCGGCAGCGCCAATGGCGCGGGAGGTTCTACAAACCTATTTTCAGGAGCATCCGCCTGCAAAAACAACCGACGGGTGA
- a CDS encoding protein-L-isoaspartate(D-aspartate) O-methyltransferase — MAQNIMSDPQAAARKRMVQTQLVSRGIRDARVLLAMSKVPRHLFVEEALQGQAYGDFPLPIGEQQTISQPYIVALMTEALELLGTEKVLEIGAGSGYQAAILAELAAQVFSIERIPALASRARRNLESLRYFNVKIKVGDGTLGWPEEAPFDAIIVTAASPAIPQPLLNQLALGGRLVIPVGDCYSQTLTVVRQSPEGLEFDYRGGCRFVKLIGSYGWSE, encoded by the coding sequence ATGGCACAAAATATTATGTCCGACCCACAGGCCGCGGCTCGGAAACGGATGGTCCAGACTCAGCTTGTCTCCCGAGGTATCCGCGATGCGAGGGTGCTTCTGGCTATGAGCAAAGTGCCGCGCCACCTGTTCGTCGAGGAAGCCCTGCAGGGCCAGGCTTACGGAGACTTCCCTCTGCCCATCGGAGAGCAGCAGACCATTTCCCAACCCTATATAGTCGCCCTAATGACCGAGGCGTTGGAGCTTTTAGGAACCGAGAAAGTATTGGAGATCGGCGCCGGTTCCGGTTATCAGGCCGCCATCCTGGCAGAGTTGGCGGCACAGGTTTTCAGCATCGAACGAATACCTGCCTTGGCTTCCCGCGCCCGCCGCAACCTTGAATCCCTGCGGTACTTTAACGTCAAAATTAAGGTGGGCGACGGCACCCTCGGTTGGCCAGAGGAAGCCCCCTTTGACGCCATAATCGTCACTGCGGCCTCACCGGCCATTCCCCAACCCCTCCTCAACCAACTTGCTTTGGGAGGCAGACTGGTAATTCCGGTAGGAGATTGCTATAGCCAGACCCTGACGGTAGTCCGCCAATCCCCCGAAGGTCTGGAATTCGACTACCGCGGTGGCTGCCGCTTTGTCAAACTCATCGGCAGTTACGGCTGGTCAGAATAA